DNA sequence from the Ruminococcus albus 7 = DSM 20455 genome:
TCTGATAGATCTTGCCAGATAGATAACATTTCTTACCAGCTTGACTTCGTCCAGCAGCTTGTCATCACGGAAGCTCTCGGGGATATCAGCCCAGCTCTCCAGATGTACGGAGTAGCCGCCTGTAAGTGTCCTGTACAGCTTTTCAGCGATGATAGGTGCAGCGGGGGCGAAGAGTTTGCACATATTAACAAGTACATAGTACAGTGTTTCGTAAGCATTCTTCTTGTCCTCGCTAAGACCCTTCTCCCAGAAACGTCTTCTGGAACGTCTGATGAACCAGTTAGTCAGACCGTCTACCAGTTCGATAAGGTTCTCGACATACTTGTTTACGAAGTATGCGTCCATATTCTTGCTGATAGCCTCGCTTGCCTCCCACAGCTTAGCCAGCATCCAGCGGTCGAGCTGGTTGTCGGAAGTCGGGGGTGTCAGGCTCTCAGGCTTGAAATCGTCTATATTAGCATAGCTGATGTAGAAGTTGCAGGCATTCCACAGTGGGAATATGATCTGCTGAAGTGCATCGGATATACCGTTGTCATCAAACTGGAGATCGCCTATCAGCATAGCGTTTGTCTGATAGAGGTACAGTCTGAATGCGTCGGTACCGAACTTCTTCATCAGTTCCATGGGGTCGGTGTAGTTTCTGGAGGACTTGGAAAGCTTCTTGCCGTCCTTAGCCAGTATAGTACCGTGTACTACGCAGTTAGAGAAGCAGGGCTTATCGAACAGCGCAACGGAGAGAACGTGCAGGTAGTAGAACCAGCATCTGATCTGACCTGTATACTCAACGATGAAGTCAGAGGGGAAGTGGCTGTCGAACCATTCCTTGTTCTCGAATGGATAGTGTTTCTGTGCGAAAGGAACAGAGCCGCTCTCGAACCAGCAGTCGAGAACTTCGGGTACTCTTACCATAGTGCCGTCGCAGTCGGGGCAGTCGCACTTGAACTTGATCTTATCCATATACTGTCTGTGCAGATTTGTGAGTCTTACGCCGCTCTTTTCTTCGATCTCGTCGATAGAACCGAGTACGACTCTCTTGCCGCACTTGTCGCACTCCCATATCGGGATAGGAGTAGACCAGTATCTGTTTCTGGAGATGTTCCAGTCACGGGCATTTTCGAGCCACTTGCCGAATCTGCCGTGCTTAACTGTCTCGGGTACCCAGTTGATATTCTCGTTCTGGGCGATCAGCTTGTCCTTGATCTTGGTAACATCGAAGTACCAGGCATCCATAGCCTTGTATATCAGAGGTCTCTTACATCTCCAGCAGTGAGGATAGTTATGCTCGATGGTACCGTCAGCAACAGCCTTGCCCTGCTCGTATAGGAAGCGGATAACTGTGGGGTTCATCTCGATAACGTTCTTCTCGCCGTCCTTCTCATAGAAGTCGGTCACTTCCTCGGTGAATCTGCCCTTAGCGTCAACAGGGTTCACCAGCGGGATGCCGTTGTTCTTGCAGGTCCAGTAGTCGTCCTCACCGAAAGCGGGAGCGGTATGTACGATACCAACACCCTCGTCAGCGCCGACATAGTCAGCTGTGACAACTCTGAATGCCTTATCTTTAAGATCAGCAAAGTAGGGGAACAGAGGCTCGTATGTCCTGCCGACCAGTTCCTCGCCCTTTGCGGTCTTTACTATCTTGGGTTCCTTGCCGAATATCTTGTCATATCTCGGCAGTACTGCGGTACAAGCTATGAATATCTCGTCGCCTACATCGCAGAAAGCATATTCAAGATCCTTGCCTACTGCCAGACACAGGTTTGAAGGCAGTGTCCAGGGAGTAGTTGTCCATGCCAGGAAGAATACGGGCTTGCCGTCGATAACTTCCTCGGTCTTGAATTTTGCGATTATCCATCTGTCCTGACGGGGTCTTGTGGAATCTGATTCTCTTGTATCAGATATAGAAAGTGAAGTTTCGCAGTGTGTGCAGTAGGGGGTAACTCTGTAATCCCTGTAAATAAGACCCTTGTCATAGCACTGCTTGAAAGCCCACATTACGGATTCCATAAATGTGGGGTTCATGGTCTTGTACGCACCGTCGTAATCTACCCAGCGCGCCATCTGTTCAACGTATTCCTTCCATGCTTCGTTATTGCCGCTTACCAGCTCAAAGCATTTATCGTTGAACTTGTCTATACCCAAAGTATTCTCGATGTAGTTCTTGTCATCGATACCCAGATCCTTCTCGACCTGATTCTCGATAGGCAGACCGTGGCAGTCCCAGCCCCATACTCTCGGTACCTTATAGCCCTTCATTGTCCAGTAGCGGGCAATAAGATCCTTTATGAATGATACCAGTATAGTACCGTGGTGAGGTTTGCCCGTAGGGAAGGGAGGTCCGTCATAGAATACGACCTCGGGGGCTTTCTTGTTGACTGATTTTTCAAATACGTTCTCGTCTTTCCAGAATTTCAGGACATCCTCCTGTATTTCCGGAATGTTCGGCTTTCCTGCCAGTTCTTCGTACTTCAAATATTTCACACACCTTTACTTAGCGGGGGCTGTTCTATTTAACCCGCGCCTAAAATATACAAAATTAATTATACCACTGTGTAGTATCAATGTCAAGCATTATTTATTAAAATTTGCCGAATTTATGGCAAAATCACGGTACGGAAAAAGGTCTGCATCCACGGCTTTGCGTGAAATGCAGACCTTGTGCTCATTACCGGTTTCTGTATTTTATTCTTCCACTATGGACTTCACGGGTGCAGTTTCCTCTTCATGCTTTTTGCGCTTTGCTGCACGCACTTTGATAATGATCCACCATACCAGTATACATAACTCCAGTACCGCTACCGCAGCCATTGGGTAATGATGCTTCATATATTCACGGTCGATATCCTTTATACCCTCATCAACATATACCTTGCCGAGCCTGTCGGTAAGATAGTTTATGAAATACTGTGAAGCTTTCAGATACAGTCCTGTTCCCACAGCGACAGACACGAATGCGGGGATATGCTTTTTCAGGTATTCTATGATAATTCCTGCCAGCACGATAGCATCACCTGCCAGCATCGTCCAGCCGACCCATTTAGGCGGCTGCGGCTCTATGAATCCGCCGAATGTGCCGAATATTACGATAAGTCCATAGTATATGCCGGACCATGCGAATGGTACCAGCATAAGCAGACGCAGAAACAAGAATCCCAACGGTTCTTTGCCGTACCTGCCGTATTTCGTCTTGTTAAGCAGCTTTTTCGCTGACTTGCTCTGTCTGTAACGGGCAGCCTCTCGCTCCTCGCGTTCTTCTTCTTCACGCTCACGACGCTCGCGTATCTGCTGCTGAGATCGTGCTTTAAGTCTATCCTTTTTTGACATTTTTTACCTCTTGAATGTGATATCATTTTTACTGTCTTAAATCACAGCTATAGTAAACGACATATTTATTTCTATATTCATCATTCGCAGATACTCCGCTTTTTGCGGCTGTGAGCGATGTCCTGAAATAATATATTGCCATGAAAGATATTATATCACATTATCTTTCAAAAGTAAAGACACCTGTGTTTTATTTTAGTAATATGATATATTTGAGAACCACGCAGGATATCAAGCAAAAAAAGAACAAACGTTCCATGTGGAACATTCAAGCTTTTTTTGATCGTTTTCAAAAAGCATAACCCAAAAGGAATAAACTGCTATTCGTGAAAGATATCTCCCTTTTTGTATCACAAATAATTCTTTATCATAAACGTGTATCAAATGCTTCGGACGGTCAAAAATAATCTCAGGTCATGGACGAAATATTTACAAAAAAGGAAGGTCAAAATGAAGATAAATGTTTATTTATTCAAACGTATAACCGCAGCAGCGGGGGCTTTAACCCTTTCGTTACTGGGGGTGGCAGGATTTTATGATAAAACTCTCCCTGATAATTTCAGCATCGAAAGGGACGGAAAGCTGGAACTGAACACTTTCTTTTCCATATCCTCACGACCTGTCAGGCATTCCTGCATGACAGCGCTGACAGGGGATAATGGCAGCAACGAGAGCACCCTCATGCTGCTTGGTGCTGTACCTGTAAAAAATGTTACAGCTGTCAGCAGTGAAAGACCTATGCTTGTGCCATGCGGTGAGACCTTCGGGATAAAGCTGCTTACTGACGGTGTTATCGTAGTAGAGCTTACTGATGTGGGCGGAAGATGTCCTGCAAGGGAGTGCGGCATAAGAAAGGGTGATATAATCATATCCGTAAACGGCAGGGATATACGCTCAAACCGGGATATCACAGATGAAGTCAGGCGGAGCCGAGATGAGGGCTGCGAGGTAGTCCTGCGGCGCGGAGGTACAGAAAAGACACTGACCCTTGTGCCGGCTTATTCCGAGGGCAGCTACAAGGCAGGTATGTGGGTACGGGATTCTTCAGCCGGTATAGGCACCCTGACTTTTTTTGACGATGACAGCGGTATCTTCGGCGGGCTGGGTCATCCTGTGTGTGACAGTGATACAGGCGGTATACTGCCGCTTTCGGAGGGAGCTGTTGGTGATATTGATATAACGGGTCTGATACCATCTGAGGAAGGTTCACCGGGTCAGCTGCTCGGAGATTTTTCGGGAGAAGATGTTCTGGGGGAGATAAAGCTGAACTGCGAGGAAGGCCTTTTCGGCACGCTGGAAAACTCTCCCGATGAGAAGGAGAAGGTGGAGCTTGGGTATAAGCAGGAGGTGCACCGCGGCAGCGCACAGATTTATTCCTCTGTAGACGGCGGAGCACCGAAACCTTATTCTGTACAGATAGAGTATATCGACCTTAGCCGTGATGCTGAGCATGATATGGTGGTACACATCACAGATGAGAGTCTTATCAGTGAAACGGGCGGCATAGTACAGGGTATGAGCGGTTCGCCCATAATGCAGGACGGCAGGCTGGTCGG
Encoded proteins:
- the ileS gene encoding isoleucine--tRNA ligase; translation: MKYEELAGKPNIPEIQEDVLKFWKDENVFEKSVNKKAPEVVFYDGPPFPTGKPHHGTILVSFIKDLIARYWTMKGYKVPRVWGWDCHGLPIENQVEKDLGIDDKNYIENTLGIDKFNDKCFELVSGNNEAWKEYVEQMARWVDYDGAYKTMNPTFMESVMWAFKQCYDKGLIYRDYRVTPYCTHCETSLSISDTRESDSTRPRQDRWIIAKFKTEEVIDGKPVFFLAWTTTPWTLPSNLCLAVGKDLEYAFCDVGDEIFIACTAVLPRYDKIFGKEPKIVKTAKGEELVGRTYEPLFPYFADLKDKAFRVVTADYVGADEGVGIVHTAPAFGEDDYWTCKNNGIPLVNPVDAKGRFTEEVTDFYEKDGEKNVIEMNPTVIRFLYEQGKAVADGTIEHNYPHCWRCKRPLIYKAMDAWYFDVTKIKDKLIAQNENINWVPETVKHGRFGKWLENARDWNISRNRYWSTPIPIWECDKCGKRVVLGSIDEIEEKSGVRLTNLHRQYMDKIKFKCDCPDCDGTMVRVPEVLDCWFESGSVPFAQKHYPFENKEWFDSHFPSDFIVEYTGQIRCWFYYLHVLSVALFDKPCFSNCVVHGTILAKDGKKLSKSSRNYTDPMELMKKFGTDAFRLYLYQTNAMLIGDLQFDDNGISDALQQIIFPLWNACNFYISYANIDDFKPESLTPPTSDNQLDRWMLAKLWEASEAISKNMDAYFVNKYVENLIELVDGLTNWFIRRSRRRFWEKGLSEDKKNAYETLYYVLVNMCKLFAPAAPIIAEKLYRTLTGGYSVHLESWADIPESFRDDKLLDEVKLVRNVIYLARSIRSKNNVKNRQPLSELCVALSDSEGNAVVDSFKDIIAEELNVKEVKILESAESVAEIKYAPNFNEIRNRYPDKIPDIIKAVKSGKFKLGDKAVLNINGTDEEFDAEVILVTYQAKAGQHVASDKGIVVSLDLTITDELRDEGFARDIVRSIQDARRKLGCAITDRISMKLTGDVPASWVDYICGETLSDNSDFADADTSYEVEYEDGRKVTVALKK
- the spoIVB gene encoding SpoIVB peptidase, with amino-acid sequence MKINVYLFKRITAAAGALTLSLLGVAGFYDKTLPDNFSIERDGKLELNTFFSISSRPVRHSCMTALTGDNGSNESTLMLLGAVPVKNVTAVSSERPMLVPCGETFGIKLLTDGVIVVELTDVGGRCPARECGIRKGDIIISVNGRDIRSNRDITDEVRRSRDEGCEVVLRRGGTEKTLTLVPAYSEGSYKAGMWVRDSSAGIGTLTFFDDDSGIFGGLGHPVCDSDTGGILPLSEGAVGDIDITGLIPSEEGSPGQLLGDFSGEDVLGEIKLNCEEGLFGTLENSPDEKEKVELGYKQEVHRGSAQIYSSVDGGAPKPYSVQIEYIDLSRDAEHDMVVHITDESLISETGGIVQGMSGSPIMQDGRLVGAVTHVFIDDPTRGYGIFAEDMFLRAEETTG